The following proteins are encoded in a genomic region of Melopsittacus undulatus isolate bMelUnd1 chromosome 8, bMelUnd1.mat.Z, whole genome shotgun sequence:
- the NDE1 gene encoding nuclear distribution protein nudE homolog 1, translating into MEVSEGQNFSSVEEETRYWKELAMKYKQCAENTQEELREFQEGSREYEAELETQLQQTESRNRDLLSENNRLRMELESVKEKIEIQHSEGYRQISALQDDLAQTKAIKDQLQKYIRELEQANDDLERAKRATIMSLEDFEQRLNQAIERNAFLESELDEKENLLESVQRLKDEARDLRQELAVQQKQEKPKTPMHTTLETERTDTAVQASLSVPSTPSVHRAPSVNIPTPMTFRRGLEDSFGATPLTPAARISALNIVGDLLRKVGALESKLASCRNFVYDQSPNRTTVSMYMNRDVLETRLSPHQPLCDTGLVKRLEFGTRPPNMSGTMSHASPSVVKMLL; encoded by the exons ATGGAAGTCTCAGAAGGACAGAACTTCAGCTCAGTGGAAGAGGAAACCAGATACTGGAAAGAGTTGGCTATGAAATACAAGCAGTG TGCTGAGAATACCCAGGAGGAATTGCGTGAATTCCAAGAAGGGAGTCGAGAGTATGAAGCTGAACTGGAgacccagctgcagcagacagAGTCCAGAAATAGAGACCTTCTGTCAGAAAACAATCGTCTGCGAATGGAACTGGAGTCAGTTAAG GAAAAGATTGAAATTCAGCATTCAGAAGGATACAGGCAAATCTCTGCACTGCAAGATGACTTGGCACAGACAAAAGCTATTAAAGATCAACTTCAGAAATATATTCGAGAACTTGAGCAAGCAAATGATGACTTGGAAAGAGCAAAAAG aGCTACTATAATGTCTCTAGAGGATTTTGAACAGCGTTTAAACCAGGCTattgaaagaaatgcttttctggAGAGTGAGCTGGATGAGAAGGAAAACCTCCTGGAGTCCGTGCAGCGCCTGAAAGATGAAGCTAGAG ATCTACGTCAAGAGCTTGCAGTGcagcagaaacaggagaaaCCCAAAACACCTATGCATACTACCttggaaacagaaagaacagaCACTGCAGTTCAAGCGTCCTTATCTGTGCCTTCAACTCCTTCAGTGCACCGGGCACCAAGCGTCAACATACCCACCCCTATGACATTTAGGAGAG GTCTTGAGGACAGTTTTGGTGCAACCCCTCTCACACCTGCTGCAAGAATATCTGCACTTAATATCGTGGGGGACTTGCTGCGAAAAGTGGGG GCTTTGGAATCCAAACTTGCATCTTGCCGGAACTTTGTGTATGACCAGTCTCCAAACAGGACCACAGTGTCCATGTACATGAACAGAGATGTCCTTGAAACACGCTTGAGTCCGCATCAGCCCCTGTGTGATACAGG gttAGTGAAACGCCTGGAGTTTGGAACACGGCCTCCAAATATGTCAGGAACAATGAGCCATGCTTCACCCAGTGTTGTcaagatgctgctgtga